The stretch of DNA AGATGTAAACTACCACATCTGTTTTACAGTATTTGTTTGGCAAACATatagaggaaggagaaaagctaAGTAAAAGATTTTACAGAATTGGATCATATGTAATGATTGATCCATCCAATGACTAGAGATTTGATATGATTCCGCCAAATATTACTCAAATAATATGCCAACTAGGTATGCCGACTGGATACACAATATGAAACGAAGGGACTAATAGAACTAAAGTTGCATGACTAGTTTAATAAGAGCGCGCAAAAGATGGTCAACATCATCAACACCGAGACCATCTTGGTAAGTTGGTATATTAATAGCTAATTAAGTAATGCTCAAAATGCAATGTAAACTTGGACAGCCCTCCTGCCATTTTCATAAGAAATGCGCAAAATGCATGGTCATGACATACTCAAAAAACTCTATTTAGGAAAACTGGATGCGACGTTTATGATGAGTGCAAACAATGATAGTTGGACATGACACAAGAATAAAGAACAGTAGCTAACAGGTCCCCCATTCCGAACTCACTCTGTAGtgtaaggtggaggaggtggagataCATCCCTCTCCATGCCTAGAGTTGAGCGACCTGCAAATGCAAATAAAGCTAGTAATATATATGAAACTAACTAAGCTGGCGATGGAAATGTTGAAGCATGATCAATGCACTAGGAAAATTCAGAAAACTGCTAGGTTGACAACATGTAGGTTTGACGAAAGTAGCCTTGTTAATTAGGCACCAAATAAATTAAAGACTTGACAACCCCAAACAACATCCAGACATGAAGCGAACTCGTGGCACCAGCTAGCCAGGAGTGTTGACCCGAAACCTAGGAATAAGCGCAGCGCAGTCAATTATAACCAACCAGACAAGAAGAGCAACAACATAGTAGTACATGAGATAGATTAACCCGCGATGGAACTGGTGAGGCAGCAATTAAGTAGCTAGCGCGAGCACAATGTGAGAGAAGACGACGGCGAAATCGAAATCATGAGTGGAGAGGCGTAGGATCGGAAAACCCCACCGCCTAGAGGGAGAGGACAGGCAAAATCGATCAATCTGATCCAACCCGATCGAGCGATCCCCATCCCACTGTATGCACCACCAAAGCCGATCGAGGTCTCCAGCAGATGGCGCGAGGCGAGGAATTGAATGCAGTTGCGCGCGGGCACGTAACAAGGACAATAGAATCCCCAACCAAccaagcaatgcaatgcaatataCAAAATTAAATCCGCCGGAAATTAAACTAAACCCCGTCGGAAACCTGGCGGGAGAAGGCGAGGCGGCTGACCTGGTCTTGCTGACTGAGGCCCGGTTTAGTTGCGCGatgtaaaaattttaaaaagacatctttctacatttgaagtactaaatatagactaattataaaaataattacagaattcgtctataaatcgcgagacgaatctaataagcctaattagtccgtcattagaggttatttactgtagcattactgtagcaatttagcatctaattacagcctaattaggttcattagattcgtctcgcgatttacagacagcagtcgcaatgcgttttttatttcgtctagatttaagtctccatgcaggtgccggaattttttttggaattttggtttttgcatctaaacacggGCTGAGAAGCAATCGCCGGCCGTCGAGATCGAGAGAGAGAGCGCCGGAGGAGATGTGGCCTCTCGAGAAAGGAAAGCCGTCGTCGAGACGTCGCGTGCTGCCGTTGGGCTTGGGCTTGGCCTTGGTCTTTGGCTGGGCCACGAGCTTCCTTTGGGCCTTTCTTCCTTGCTTCCTTCACTCTTGGGCCAGCGGCGGACCTTTCGTCCTTCCTTCACTCATATGATTTTGCAGGGCCATCTGCGCCCGTCTACTGTCCCGTTggcctgaaaaaaaaaatgtaggCACTCGTTTGTGATCCATGGGCCGTTTTGGGCTGGTTGGATGTATAAACCGGGCTGCTACTAGATTAAAGATAGGGGGGTTGCAGCTCACAAACAGAGGATCCTTAGGCGACTTTGAGGCGATTCTCGCTCCCACCGCCGGATTCGCCGGCTCTCCTCACCGTCGCCGGCCTTTGTTGCACCGTTCGACTTGGACAGTTGCGGATCCGGTGGGcgatgtgtgtgtatatatatacacctcTTCTATTATAATATTTCTAGATAGGTTAGGGTCAATGTCTTCCTTTGCTCcggtcggcggcagcggcgctgtcatcgtcctcgtcgccgtcgtcttCGCGCATGCTTGATGCCAGCGACTTGGGAGCTAAGGTGAGTCGAAATAATCTAATACCCCTGCTTGCTATCGTCTCGGGTCACCATCGGTCCGGTTGTGGGCATCTGTGTATATGCCTGCTGCGCCGTGGTCGTGCCTGCTCCCTGTGTGTATCCTTTAGTGCCTAGCAGGGGTTCTTTTGTCCCTCCTCTATCTTCGCCGGCAAAGCTCGTCTTCTCAGCATCGATCTTGTGAGGTTTGTGTACCAACATGAGGTGATATCGGGTTGGTTATCAGCGCCCGCCTGTTTGGGTGGTTCAAGTCCCCTTCGGGTTTCATCGtcgtccggtgagatggagcctCTGGCAGTCCTTGAGACGTTGAAGTTCTGTTACCTGGCGATGCGATGGTCAACTGCCATCTTAAAGCTGGGTCGTTCAGTGTCAACAAAGCATGTCAGTTTTGATATGTTTCTCAAGACGTCGTAAAAAAACTACGTTTCTTCGTCAGAGAGGAAGTCAGCTTCAAGTTTCGGACcccggctgccggcggcgaggacaaCCGGGAGGTACTTACAAGGACTAGATGTTATTTCCATTTTCCTTTCGGGGAAGTTTTTGTAAGTTTTGGGCTGTAACCatcaaaatattattaaaatataAACCTGgtattttttaagaaaaaactagattaaaGATAGGGTCATTTCTCGTTTGTCCCCTAGGCACCCAAAAAGAGTGGTTTGATTTCCAGGACAGCACACCCTGGATACTTGGATTTGTCCATACGCCACACCATtgcaaacaaaataataattttcATCTGGGATGAGAGGTAAAAAGACCACTTTACCCTCTCCTCCCAGCACCAGCTTTGTGAATCTTTGTTGATTCTCTTTCACCGGCTGCGCATGGCCATGCCTCTTGAGCGGCGACATGATCACGAGCGTCgcatggaggaggaggggcgcggggcGAGGGAGGGCGAAGGCGAGGAGAGGCCACTGCGTCTTGCTGGGCGCGCGGATGCAAGTTGGAGCCCAGGCCTGCTTGAGGGGGCAGGCACGTCGACGAGGTTAGCCATTCAAACAAGAAAGAGAGGGCTCCAGTGGAGGAAATAGGCTTGCAGAGGACCAACGGAGGAGATCAGGTGACGAGCACGTGTATTCTCAATAGGCGTGTGTATGGGTTGTAGTTTCTGGTTAGTTAGGGAGTGCGTGGGTGTTTAGGTAGGGAGTGAATACAGATGCTACAGCTACAGCTTGTACCTAGTTTGAGGCACTCAAAAAAACCGAGGAGATCAGCGTTTTCTCAATATCCTACGGAGAAAAAACCCTTCAAGATGTATAGCTTAACTACCTCTGGCAAAGGCGCAAAGCTAGAGTAAATTGGAGAAGATGCATTTGTCTTGTGGTGCATAAAGTTAAATCATAAGACACAAATATGATAAAAATTTAAATATAATCGCTCGAAACAAACAGGGTCTTCGAAACTACTCAGTAACTACCAGCTAGCAACATGGGCAGATCTTGTTTGGTTCAATGAGCTTTTTTTTAGTCCTTGTCACATaaaaaaatcttactattttgaagtatcaaataaaatctgtttataagtTTTTTTGACAACtaagtgctaattcgcgagacaaatctaatgagtctaattaatccataatttgctacagcaATGCTTCAGTAACCATTCggtaattatggattaatatatCTCGTTAGATTGGTCTCGCAGTTTACTCCTAGAATTAtgtagttagttttataattcatctttatttaatacttctaaatattaAGATTTTTTTATGTGACATAGACTAAAATTTAACCACTGAAACCAAGCAATCTAAAAGTACCAGCAGCATcgcacagcagcagcaacagtgaGTGACAGTGACCGTGACAGTGATAGTGACAGTGACACACAGAGCACGCAAGGCCAACCAGTCAGGCGCACGCCAAACACGAGTCTGCCCACATAATTGAACGCTGCAAATCTATGATTGATGAATGGTCCAATAAAAATTGAATCTCAGTTGTGGGAACTACTTCTagccagctagctagctactaccTCTATATTTTTAATTTAGTTAAAGTCAGATTTATTCAACTTTGACtattaatatttttataaataaattactttaaatataaatatttatatattaaaatttagtattattatttataaatttttataaaCTATTTATTATTTATAGTTAAACTTGAataaatttaattttaattaaatctaCAAATGCTTATATTTTGGAATGGAGAAAGTAGCTTATTGTAGTATTATTAGGAGCAACTAATAAGCAATCACTGAATTTGTCAACATTATATTATATTAATTATTATCAACAACCACGGTTGTCCAGTCTAGCTAGTGGAGTAGTAATTCCAGATACAAACAAGAACCAACTACTTGGTCTATAGAATCTGTGGGTACTCCAGCAATTATATACTGCGCACGCCAACCACGAGTCTGCACATAATTAAACACTGTCCACGCTTATTGAAGACAAGTCAGAGATCACATCTGTCGTTATCGTCTACGTTTTCCGTCTCATAATAATAGttgttttagaaaatttcaaatAATTATCATTCTAAGAAATGATTTTGTTACTCCTAATTATTTCTAGCAACTGCGATTGGAAACtgtattatttatttaatttttttgtataATTGCATATGCATTTGAAAcaaggttttaaatagccggctatagcttccgctatagacGGCTATAGCTTCTAGGAAGGCCAAACGCTATGGCATTTAGCCCGCTaaagccggctatagcccgctaaatgcCGTAGCGGCAGCTCTGCCGCTAAACATCTTAGCCGACGATTTAAAACCTTGATTTGAAATTGCACATTTTGTATGATAAAATTTGAATGTTAAAACTATATTTATTTTAGAATGGAGAGAGTACGGGCACGGGAGTGTGCGTCTGGGAGTGTGCGTCTGTATATAAATGTCTGCGTCTGTTTTGCAAAAATCTTATGGGGGCCGGGGCCACAAGTCAGAGAGCAAGTGGTCTGCTATAAAGAAGAGTGGAGCATGCAACGAGCAGCTAGGAGCGAGGCTAGCTATCCGGCGGCCGGAGCTGCTGCCTGATGAGCTAGCTGTGACTGTGAGCTACCACCACACACTGGCGCACTGCACCGACAGACCACACACAGCTAGCTTAGCTCCTGGACAATAATTGATTAATTAATTAGCAGttcgccggcggccggatcgGAATCGGATTCGTCGGACGGAGATACTAGCAGCTAGCTGCTAGCTGCTCCGATATGATCCCgtacgcgacggcggcggaggcggaggcagcgCTGGGGCGCGCCATGAcgtgggcggaggcggcgtggtTCCGGTACTCGGCGGCGACACCGGACTACTGCCTCTACTGCCACAACGTGGTGATCCTGCTGGTGGTGTACACGCTGGCGCCGCTGCCCCTGGCGCTGCTGGAGCTCCGGGCGCCGGCGAAGCTGACCTCGCCGTACAAGGTGCAGCCCCGGGTGCGGCTGACGGCGGCCGAGTTCCTCCGCTGCTATAAGGCCACGGCGCGCTTGCTGCTCCTCACCGTCGGCGCGCTGCAGCTCGTCTCCTACCCGGCCGTCAGGATGGTCGGGATCCGGACGGGCCTCCCGCTGCCGtcggcgggggaggcggcggcgcagctggtggtctacttcctggtggaggACTACCTGGGGTACTGGCTGCACCGGCTGCTGCACACGGCGTGGGGCTACGACCGCATCCACCGCGTCCACCACGAGTACGCCGCGCCCATCGGCTACGCCGCGCCGTACGCGCACTGGGCGGAGGTGCTCATCCTCGGCGTGCCGGCCTTTGCAGGCCCGGCCATGGTGCCCTGCCACATGACCACCTTCTGGCTCTGGTTCGTCCTCCGCCACGTCGAGGCCGTCGACACGCACAGCGGCTTCACCTTCCCCTTGAGCCCCACCAAGTTCATCCCCTTCTACGGCGGCGCCGAGTACCACGACTACCACCACTACGTGGGGAGGCAGAGCCAGAGCAACTTCGCCTCCGTTTTCACATTCTGCGACTACATCTACGGCACGGATAAAGTACACACCATACTTCCTTTCtttgttatttaatttaatttaatttcctTCTACTacctattatatatatatatatatatatatatatatatatatatatatatatatatatattcatcaaCAAATCAATTATTCATCTGCAATAAT from Panicum virgatum strain AP13 chromosome 9K, P.virgatum_v5, whole genome shotgun sequence encodes:
- the LOC120647612 gene encoding very-long-chain aldehyde decarbonylase GL1-10-like, whose translation is MIPYATAAEAEAALGRAMTWAEAAWFRYSAATPDYCLYCHNVVILLVVYTLAPLPLALLELRAPAKLTSPYKVQPRVRLTAAEFLRCYKATARLLLLTVGALQLVSYPAVRMVGIRTGLPLPSAGEAAAQLVVYFLVEDYLGYWLHRLLHTAWGYDRIHRVHHEYAAPIGYAAPYAHWAEVLILGVPAFAGPAMVPCHMTTFWLWFVLRHVEAVDTHSGFTFPLSPTKFIPFYGGAEYHDYHHYVGRQSQSNFASVFTFCDYIYGTDKGYRYHKQAAESLAKVKDMAMHNDEKAGGLAAFNGWKQD